A region of Lacinutrix sp. Hel_I_90 DNA encodes the following proteins:
- a CDS encoding tetratricopeptide repeat protein, with the protein MAFTNQPQIEQVNSLLEKAYLGRTIDLPKSIELAEEALKLSRSLGDKLLIGNSLNKLGLFYMIISDFEKSNAASNEAILCFTAIKYQIGIADAKYTLGSVLYKSDNYHKGLSYLIEALSIYKSHNDLTNLSKVEKAIGTTYEYLGDTVNAFKTYKSAIQNARKTNNINLESNALNNLSGLVLKKGKPTIAMRMITHSIDLKQKSGDIRGYGFALYGRAKVYLRTGEYEKAERDFIEAIRIHEDAVENMGASMSLSKLGQLYFELGDYTKAERTVKKSLAITLSYNISVIKIKNFHLLYQVYKGANNIIASLQFLELYIREKESIMNNQTLRIIENYDLINRMNTLESEAKIQKEKQKAIDKKNKDQKNILKQKQDFLSIMSHEIRTPLNAITTIVSLLENKIKGEDKKLFDSLQFASNNLIIIVNDILDFTKLDSNKSVIEENNINFDVLCSNVLNLYLNAANNKGIKLILRNDIQKQQHYLIDQPKMAQILGNLISNAIKFTRDGEVVFTTQLMAQDAVHDKIRFGIKDTGEGISKQDLEVIFDSFSQIKPITTREQGGTGLGLAIVKKLVSLYAGKIEVESYLDEGSEFYFTIKLKRVAKKEAIEITDFESLKGKSALIAEDTPLNAMLMKKVLTNWGVHTDHAKDGKAALEAAKKNTYDFILMDVHMPVMNGFEATRLIKTLANKNKKTPVFAVTADVLTNEDNNSTHLFDAILWKPLELDKLFEALSNHKLNKKGV; encoded by the coding sequence ATGGCTTTTACTAATCAACCTCAAATTGAACAGGTCAATTCGCTTTTGGAGAAAGCTTATTTAGGTCGTACAATAGACTTGCCTAAGAGTATTGAATTAGCAGAAGAAGCTTTGAAATTAAGTAGATCTTTAGGCGATAAACTATTAATTGGTAATAGCTTAAACAAGCTGGGTCTTTTTTATATGATCATTAGTGATTTTGAAAAGTCTAATGCAGCCTCAAATGAGGCTATACTATGTTTTACAGCTATTAAATATCAAATAGGAATTGCAGATGCGAAGTATACGTTAGGAAGTGTGCTCTACAAGTCTGATAATTATCACAAGGGCTTATCCTATTTGATAGAAGCATTAAGTATTTATAAATCGCATAATGATTTAACAAACCTTTCTAAAGTTGAAAAAGCGATTGGAACAACCTATGAATATCTAGGAGATACCGTAAATGCATTTAAAACTTATAAAAGTGCCATACAGAATGCAAGAAAAACCAACAATATTAATCTAGAGTCCAATGCTCTTAATAATTTATCGGGTTTAGTTTTAAAAAAAGGCAAGCCCACTATTGCTATGAGAATGATTACACATTCTATTGACTTAAAGCAAAAAAGTGGAGATATAAGAGGGTATGGTTTTGCACTTTATGGTCGCGCAAAAGTATATTTACGAACAGGTGAATACGAAAAAGCAGAACGTGATTTTATTGAGGCTATCCGTATTCATGAAGACGCAGTGGAAAATATGGGAGCCTCTATGTCTCTCAGTAAATTAGGGCAGTTATACTTCGAATTAGGGGACTATACAAAAGCAGAAAGAACCGTTAAGAAGAGTTTGGCTATTACGTTAAGCTATAACATATCGGTTATAAAAATTAAAAATTTTCATTTGCTATACCAAGTCTATAAAGGCGCTAATAATATAATAGCATCTCTGCAGTTTCTAGAGCTTTATATTAGGGAAAAGGAAAGTATAATGAATAATCAAACCTTGAGAATTATTGAGAATTACGACTTGATAAATAGGATGAATACCTTAGAGAGCGAGGCTAAGATTCAAAAAGAAAAGCAAAAAGCTATAGATAAAAAAAACAAAGACCAAAAGAATATTTTAAAACAGAAACAGGATTTTTTATCCATCATGAGTCATGAAATTAGAACGCCCTTAAATGCGATAACCACTATTGTGTCCTTGCTGGAAAATAAGATTAAGGGAGAAGATAAAAAATTGTTTGATAGCTTACAGTTTGCTTCTAATAACCTAATTATTATTGTTAATGATATTCTGGATTTTACAAAATTAGATTCTAATAAATCGGTTATAGAAGAGAATAATATAAATTTTGATGTGTTATGTTCAAATGTCTTAAACCTATATCTTAATGCAGCAAATAATAAAGGCATCAAGCTTATTCTAAGAAACGACATACAAAAACAGCAGCATTATTTAATAGATCAGCCTAAAATGGCTCAAATATTAGGTAATTTAATTAGCAATGCTATAAAGTTTACAAGGGATGGAGAAGTTGTGTTTACAACGCAATTAATGGCCCAAGATGCTGTACACGATAAGATTAGATTTGGTATAAAAGATACTGGTGAAGGCATTTCTAAACAAGATCTTGAGGTCATTTTTGATAGCTTTTCACAAATTAAACCCATAACAACCAGAGAGCAAGGCGGTACTGGTTTAGGCCTGGCCATAGTAAAAAAATTAGTGTCTTTATATGCTGGAAAAATTGAAGTAGAGAGTTACCTGGATGAAGGATCAGAATTCTATTTTACCATTAAATTAAAGCGTGTTGCTAAAAAAGAAGCCATTGAGATTACTGATTTTGAATCGCTAAAGGGTAAAAGCGCTTTAATCGCAGAAGATACGCCTTTAAATGCCATGTTAATGAAAAAGGTATTGACCAATTGGGGGGTTCATACAGATCATGCAAAGGATGGTAAAGCTGCTCTCGAAGCTGCTAAAAAGAATACCTACGATTTTATACTCATGGATGTGCATATGCCAGTAATGAATGGGTTTGAAGCCACACGACTGATTAAAACACTAGCTAATAAAAACAAAAAAACACCTGTGTTTGCCGTAACTGCCGATGTTTTAACTAATGAGGATAACAATAGTACACATCTTTTTGATGCGATACTTTGGAAACCCTTAGAACTTGATAAACTTTTTGAAGCATTATCGAATCATAAATTAAACAAAAAGGGAGTTTAA